A window from Zingiber officinale cultivar Zhangliang chromosome 7A, Zo_v1.1, whole genome shotgun sequence encodes these proteins:
- the LOC122002233 gene encoding RNA-binding protein FUS-like: MDRYQKVEKPRRQPAAINENEVRITTQGLVRNYVSYATSLLQEKNVREIVLKAMGQAISKAVAIAEIIKKRFPGLYQDTTISSVSITDVWEPIEEGLEPLEMTRHVSMISISLSTKELDTNSPGYQSPSYIGPPKYQQRYQQSRQSQHYQQHQSNQSLIQIHEDSYVRSRGRTRGRGRAGGRGRGWGRGYDRYAGYDYNQHGYDNYENGYDYQGGYGEYGHDQDNGGWNSNWGRGSGRNSGWNYRGREYSVRGSGRAGGRGYGRARGRIGSRGRGNQY, encoded by the exons ATGGACAGATACCAGAAGGTGGAGAAGCCGCGCCGCCAGCCGGCCGCCATCAACGAGAACGAGGTCCGAATCACCACTCAGGGACTCGTCCGTAACTATGTCAGCTACGCGACGAGCCTCCTCCAG GAAAAGAATGTTAGAGAGATTGTATTAAAGGCTATGGGACAAGCAATTAGCAAAGCAGTGGCAATTGCTGAGATTATTAAG AAGAGGTTTCCTGGCttgtatcaagacactacaatcAGTTCAGTCAGTATCACTGATGTATGGGAACCTATTGAAGAGGGTCTTGAACC TCTGGAGATGACACGCCATGTTTCAATGATTTCAATATCATTGTCAACTAAAGAGCTAGACACAAATTCCCCTGG GTACCAGAGTCCATCATATATAGGACCACCTAAGTATCAACAAAGATACCAACAGTCACGACAGTCTCAACATTACCAGCAGCATCAGTCAAATCAGTCACTGATTCAAATTCATGAAG ATTCCTATGTACGAAGTCGTGGTAGAACTAGAGGTCGTGGTAGagcaggaggaagaggaagaggttgGGGAAGGGGATATGACAGATATGCTGGATATGACTACAATCAACACGGATATGACAACTATGAAAATGGATATGACTATCAAGGTGGATATGGTGAATATGGTCATGATCAAG ATAATGGTGGATGGAATTCTAACTGGGGCCGAGGCAGTGGACGCAACTCTGGCTGGAATTACCGTG GCAGAGAATACAGTGTGAGAGGAAGTGGAAGGGCTGGCGGTAGAGGCTACGGTCGCGCACGAGGAAGGATAGGCAGCCGTGGAAGAGGAAACCAGTATTAA
- the LOC122002234 gene encoding uncharacterized protein LOC122002234 → MAKYMEMLDLGVRVAARFHSHCPQTARMYYKPPPPPASTPAQQANGALSVDAPPRSPAAACRRNGVGFSFDAAEVILHAVF, encoded by the coding sequence ATGGCTAAGTACATGGAGATGTTGGATTTGGGCGTCAGGGTCGCTGCTCGGTTCCACTCGCACTGCCCCCAGACGGCCCGCATGTACTACAAACCGCCGCCGCCTCCAGCTAGCACCCCCGCTCAACAGGCCAACGGGGCGCTCTCGGTGGATGCTCCCCCTCGGTCGCCGGCAGCAGCTTGCCGTCGTAATGGCGTTGGTTTCAGTTTCGATGCGGCGGAAGTTATTCTGCACGCTGTTTTCTGA
- the LOC122002235 gene encoding GTPase HflX-like — translation MSSCCSCIVPHRAATASASPSIASSPRRSLHHQSHYPFRRRVPFVRLSSTLWRCRTRPIGVLKEANEVDANVSEGDPSPEGGFREDATDGLVANGVAGEASEGSLDLVIRDAVRSRRKADEDEQEYDRYTMRNGREVFQEKAYLVGVECKGSEANIFSIEESLKELAQLADTAGLWVVDSTYQKLANPNPRTYIGSGKVAEIKSAIHALDVETVIFDDELSAGQLRNLEKALGGDVRVCDRTALILDIFNQRAATHEAALQVSLAQMEYQLPRLTKMWSHLERQAGGKVKGMGEKQIEVDKRILRTQISALRKELESVRQHRKQYRNRRLSVPVPVVSLVGYTNAGKSTLLNRLTGADVLAEDQLFATLDPTTRRVQMRNGKEFLLTDTVGFIQKLPTMLVAAFRATLEEISESSLIVHVVDISHPLANQQIDAVNKVLQELDVALIPKLIVWNKIDKTSGPDTLKSEAEKIGAVCISAINGDGLEQFCSAVQAKLKDSLVPVEALIPYEKGELLNSIHQVGLVERTEYKENGTLVIAHVPLPLARLLAPMRQLTAAQ, via the exons ATGAGCTCCTGCTGCTCCTGTATCGTCCCTCACCGCGCCGCTACCGCCTCCGCCTCCCCTTCGATCGCCTCATCCCCACGACGATCGCTTCACCACCAGAGCCACTATCCCTTTCGGCGCCGTGTGCCTTTCGTTCGCCTCTCGTCGACGCTCTGGAGATGCCGGACCCGCCCGATCGGAGTCCTCAAGGAAGCCAACGAAGTGGACGCTAACGTTTCTGAGGGAGATCCATCTCCAGAGGGGGGATTTCGAGAAGATGCTACCGATGGGCTCGTCGCCAACGGCGTTGCGGGGGAGGCGAGCGAGGGCAGTTTGGATTTGGTTATTAGGGATGCCGTGCGGAGCAGGAGAAAGGCCGACGAGGATGAACAAGAGTACGATAGGTACACTATGCGCAACGGAAGGGAG GTATTTCAAGAGAAAGCCTACCTTGTTGGTGTTGAATGTAAAGGTTCTGAAGCAAACATTTTCAGTATCGAGGAGTCACTTAAAGAGCTTGCACAATTAGCTGATACTGCTGGACTGTGGGTTGTTGACTCTACCTATCAAAA GCTTGCCAATCCCAATCCGAGGACTTATATTGGCTCTGGAAAGGTTGCTGAAATCAAGAGTGCAATTCATGCACTGGATGTTGAAACTGTAATATTTGATGATGAGTTGTCAGCAGG ACAACTCCGCAACTTGGAGAAAGCGCTTGGTGGAGATGTTCGTGTATGTGATCGAACTGCTCTGATTCTTGATATCTTTAATCAAAGGGCTGCTACTCATGAAGCAGCTTTGCAG gtttcTTTAGCACAGATGGAATACCAACTTCCCAGGTTAACAAAAATGTGGTCTCACCTTGAACGTCAGGCTGGAGGCAAGGTTAAGGGAATGGGAGAGAAACAAATTGAAGTGGACAAGCGTATCTTACGCACACAA ATTAGTGCattgagaaaagaattagaatctGTACGGCAACATCGAAAGCAATATCGTAATCGGCGTCTATCAGTACCTGTTCCTGTTGTGTCCCTG GTTGGCTATACAAATGCTGGCAAAAGTACGCTCTTGAATCGCCTGACTGGTGCTGATGTCCTTGCTGAAGATCAGCTCTTTGCGACACTGGATCCAACTACCAGAAGGGTGCAG ATGAGAAATGGAAAAGAGTTCCTTTTGACTGATACAGTAGGTTTCATTCAGAAGCTGCCTACGATGTTG GTAGCTGCATTTAGAGCAACACTAGAGGAAATATCCGAGTCATCCCTTATAGTTCATGTTGTGGACATCAG CCATCCCCTAGCTAATCAGCAGATTGATGCCGTTAATAAAGTACTTCAAGAACTGGATGTGGCCCTAATACCAAAGCTAATTGTGTGGAATAAG ATCGACAAGACCAGTGGTCCTGACACATTAAAATCAGAAGCAGAAAAAATAGGTGCTGTATGCATATCAGCAATTAATGGTGATGGATTGGAGCAATTCTGCAGTGCGGTTCAAGCAAAACTGAAG GACTCATTGGTTCCTGTGGAAGCTTTAATTCCTTACGAAAAAGGCGAGCTCCTTAACTCGATACATCAGGTTGGACTGGTTGAGAGAACT GAATACAAGGAGAATGGGACCTTGGTGATAGCACATGTTCCTCTTCCACTTGCAAGGCTACTAGCTCCAATGAGGCAACTAACTGCAGCACAATGA
- the LOC122002236 gene encoding aspartic proteinase-like, with protein sequence MGQKYHLCCIFFWIACLLLCASSDGLMRINLNKKSLDLDTLNAARLVRKQNMYSQYNAIHHNLGDSDIDIISLKNYMDAQYFGIIGIGSPPQNFTVIFDTGSSNLWVPSSKCYFSLSCYFHHKYKAGKSSTYTKDGKSCKITYGSGMISGFFSKDNVLVGELVAKDQIFIETTREVGPTFLLAKFDGIVGLGFQEISVENAPPLWSTMLKQGLIEKEIFSFWLNRNPDDANGGELVFGGVDPNHYKGNHTYVPVTRKGYWQFEMGDFLISGESTGYCSGGCAAIVDSGTSLLAGPTTIIAQVNHAIGAEGIVSTECKEIVKEYGELILELLIAQTRPEKICKQIGLCIFDGAQYVSTDIQSVVEKEKRKASANGDVLCTACEMAVVWIENQLRKNQSKEHILAYVNQLCERLPNPLGESTVGCDQIASMPNIAFTIGSRKFSLTPEQYVLKVEQAGTAVCLSGFMAFDVPSSQGPLWILGDVFMGAYHTIFDFGDDRIGFAESA encoded by the exons ATGGGACAGAAATATCATTTATGTTGCATTTTTTTCTGGATTGCTTGCTTGTTACTCTGTGCCTCATCAGATGGCTTAATGAGAATCAATCTGAATAAGAAGTCCTTGGACCTTGATACTCTGAATGCAGCTAGATTAGTGAGAAAGCAGAACATGTATAGCCAATATAATGCTATCCATCATAATCTTGGAGATTCAGATATTGACATAATATCCCTCAAGAACTACATGGATGCTCAATACTTTGGCATCATTGGTATTGGCTCGCCTCCACAAAACTTTACAGTCATCTTTGACACTGGAAGTTCAAACTTGTGGGTCCCATCATCCAAGTGCTATTTCTCA CTTTCATGTTATTTTCACCATAAGTACAAGGCAGGCAAATCAAGCACTTACACAAAGGATG GGAAATCATGTAAAATAACTTATGGTTCTGGGATGATTTCTGGCTTCTTTAGCAAGGACAATGTACTAGTTGGTGAACTAGTTGCCAAAGACCAA ATTTTCATTGAGACAACTAGAGAAGTTGGTCCAACATTCTTGCTGGCTAAGTTTGATGGAATTGTCGGCCTTGGTTTTCAAGAAATATCAGTTGAAAATGCACCACCCCTATG GTCTACCATGCTCAAGCAGGGTCTTAttgagaaggagatcttttcttTCTGGCTCAATAGGAATCCTGATGATGCAAATGGCGGGGAACTTGTGTTTGGAGGTGTTGATCCAAATCATTACAAGGGCAATCATACTTATGTTCCTGTTACACGAAAAGGATATTGGCAG TTTGAGATGGGTGATTTTCTGATTTCTGGAGAATCTACTG GCTACTGTTCTGGAGGTTGTGCTGCTATCGTGGATTCTGGAACTTCATTGCTCGCTGGTCCCACT ACCATAATAGCTCAGGTCAATCATGCCATAGGTGCAGAAGGAATTGTTAGCACAGAATGTAAAGAAATTGTTAAAGAATATGGAGAATTGATACTCGAGTTGTTGATAGCACAg ACACGACCAGAAAAAATTTGCAAACAAATAGGCCTGTGTATTTTCGATGGGGCTCAATATGTTAG CACTGATATCCAATCTGTGgttgaaaaagaaaagagaaaagcaTCTGCTAACGGTGATGTTCTATGTACTGCCTGTGAGATGGCTGTGGTATGGATTGAAAACCAGTTACGAAAGAATCAATCTAAAGAACACATACTAGCCTATGTAAACCAG CTCTGTGAACGGCTGCCAAACCCTTTAGGAGAATCAACTGTTGGTTGTGATCAGATTGCAAGCATGCCAAATATCGCATTTACAATTGGAAGTAGAAAGTTTAGTCTAACTCCTGAGCAG TATGTTCTAAAAGTTGAACAAGCAGGCACAGCTGTATGTTTAAGTGGCTTTATGGCATTTGATGTGCCTTCTTCCCAGGGTCCTCTCTG GATTCTTGGAGATGTTTTCATGGGCGCTTATCACACTATATTTGATTTTGGTGACGACAGAATAGGATTTGCTGAGAGTGCTTAA
- the LOC122000427 gene encoding PRA1 family protein E-like, with product MGGRGAVDASPSDFAPPHYASTTARATDLVSGIKEQGKALISSQRPWAQLLDPSALSLPANSTLAAARLPRNVAYFRSNYVLAVLAVLAVSLLWHPVALAALVSLAAAWIFLFFGRNQPILLFGRFLDEGTVLGVLCVVTVVALIFSSVGSTVFGAVAVGAALVCLHAVLRGTDDLFLDEEAAASGGLLAPAKPEIRPRIV from the coding sequence ATGGGAGGCAGAGGAGCTGTCGACGCCTCGCCGTCCGATTTCGCGCCGCCGCACTATGCCTCCACCACCGCCCGAGCCACCGACCTTGTCTCCGGCATCAAGGAGCAGGGCAAAGCCCTGATCTCCTCCCAGCGCCCCTGGGCGCAGCTCCTCGACCCGAGCGCCCTCTCTCTCCCCGCCAACTCAACCCTCGCCGCCGCCCGCTTACCCCGCAACGTCGCCTACTTCCGCTCCAACTACGTCCTCGCGGTGCTCGCCGTGCTCGCCGTCTCCCTCCTCTGGCACCCCGTCGCCCTTGCCGCCCTCGTCTCCCTCGCCGCCGCCTggatcttcctcttcttcggccGCAATCAGCCGATCCTCCTCTTCGGTCGATTCCTCGACGAAGGGACCGTCCTCGGCGTTCTGTGCGTCGTCACGGTTGTCGCCCTCATCTTCTCCAGCGTCGGATCGACCGTGTTCGGAGCGGTCGCGGTCGGTGCCGCCCTCGTCTGCCTCCACGCCGTGCTCCGCGGAACGGATGATCTCTTCCTCGACGAAGAAGCGGCGGCGAGTGGCGGATTGCTTGCGCCAGCAAAACCGGAGATCCGTCCTCGGATAGTGTGA